In Mycobacterium sp. JS623, one genomic interval encodes:
- a CDS encoding ABC transporter permease, whose amino-acid sequence MAVFTHPILRFIARRLLYSLVVLLGVLVAVFALVHLVPGDPVRIALGTRYTPEAYQALRSASGLDRPIVEQFFGYIGSALTGDLGVSFRNGDPVTVTLLERLPATVSLGVAGIFIALVIALPAGIFAALREGRVSDAIVRITSQFGVSIPDFWLGILLIALFATTLGWFPTSGYRPLFDDPAGWLRHIVLPALTVGLVAAAIMTRYVRSAVLEVASMGYVRTARSKGLPPRVVTFRHTVRNALVPVLTITGIQLATILGGVIVVEVVFAWPGLGRLVYNAVAARDYPVIQGAVLLIATLFLIINLFVDVLYAVVDPRIRLA is encoded by the coding sequence ATGGCCGTATTCACCCATCCGATCCTCCGTTTCATCGCACGGCGGCTGCTCTACTCCCTTGTCGTCCTGCTGGGTGTGCTCGTCGCGGTGTTCGCGCTCGTGCATCTCGTTCCGGGCGACCCGGTCCGCATCGCGCTGGGCACCCGCTACACCCCTGAGGCTTACCAGGCGTTGCGCTCGGCAAGCGGTCTGGACCGGCCGATCGTCGAACAGTTCTTCGGCTACATCGGGTCCGCGCTCACCGGCGATCTCGGCGTCAGTTTCCGCAACGGCGATCCCGTTACCGTCACGCTGCTCGAACGCTTGCCCGCCACGGTGTCACTCGGCGTGGCAGGCATCTTCATCGCGTTGGTGATCGCGCTGCCTGCAGGAATCTTCGCGGCGCTGCGCGAGGGCCGTGTCTCCGATGCGATCGTGCGCATCACAAGCCAGTTCGGGGTGTCGATTCCCGATTTCTGGTTGGGGATCTTGCTGATCGCGCTGTTCGCGACGACGCTGGGCTGGTTCCCCACCTCCGGATATCGTCCGCTGTTCGACGACCCGGCAGGTTGGCTGCGCCACATCGTATTGCCAGCTCTGACAGTCGGTTTGGTGGCCGCGGCGATCATGACGCGATACGTCCGGTCCGCCGTGCTGGAGGTCGCGTCGATGGGTTACGTCCGCACCGCGCGGTCGAAGGGATTGCCGCCGCGCGTCGTGACGTTCCGCCACACCGTGCGTAACGCGCTCGTCCCGGTGCTGACCATCACCGGTATCCAGCTGGCGACGATTCTCGGCGGGGTGATCGTCGTCGAGGTCGTGTTTGCCTGGCCGGGCCTCGGCCGGCTGGTGTACAACGCGGTCGCGGCACGCGATTACCCCGTGATCCAGGGCGCGGTGTTGTTGATCGCCACGCTGTTCCTCATCATCAACCTGTTCGTGGATGTGCTGTACGCGGTGGTCGATCCGAGGATCCGGTTGGCATGA